A stretch of Clostridium sp. BJN0001 DNA encodes these proteins:
- a CDS encoding cell shape-determining protein: MNKENNIFKFITVLIPVYIIIALLLLIFNRLIFDFSLNAFLISIIFVLCSLGFGILKKDKRYIMASAIVFLVYAVTALFFSPIINYKSHRNLIGNIEEVDFSSEIKYIDLNQLPTIDKDLAFKLADKKLGEISSLGSQVTVGELTLQSINGELYYVAPLEHSSFLKWFSNRVGTQGYIKVSATNQNDVQLVTNLNGEDLHIKYLDSSYIFSSLKRAAYLRDMKAGHTDFTFELDDTGKPYYVITRYDNAVGIEESKAIGVLVMDAQTGESNTYGIEDAPEWIDRIQPMEYTNRYLNKWGKLVHGILNFTDKDKLETTDGMTMIYNNNNKCYYYTGITSVGSDESLVGFTLTDTRTGKTMMYKTSGATENAGMKSAEGKVQQYEYTATFPYLINIQNEPTYFMTLKDSNGLVKQYAMVNVKNYNTIGVGDSVQSALNKYLESLTDTNISLKGGNNDQEISGEVERIGLVLKDGNSIYDIKLKGDDNIYSVSTEIAREAALTKIGDTVDIKYIKVGDNKYIIVNSFSNVSSNNEEEQK; the protein is encoded by the coding sequence ATGAATAAAGAAAATAATATATTTAAGTTTATAACAGTTCTGATACCAGTGTATATTATAATCGCACTACTTTTGCTCATTTTTAACAGACTTATATTTGATTTTAGTTTAAATGCATTTCTTATTTCAATAATTTTTGTGTTATGTTCATTAGGATTTGGAATACTAAAAAAGGATAAAAGATATATAATGGCATCTGCTATAGTGTTTTTAGTATATGCGGTTACCGCATTATTTTTTAGTCCTATTATAAATTATAAATCTCATAGAAATTTAATAGGAAATATAGAAGAAGTAGATTTTTCGAGTGAAATTAAATATATAGATTTAAATCAGCTTCCTACTATTGATAAAGATTTAGCATTTAAGCTTGCAGACAAAAAACTTGGAGAAATATCTAGTCTTGGAAGTCAGGTAACAGTTGGTGAGTTAACTCTTCAGTCAATAAATGGCGAACTTTATTATGTTGCACCTCTTGAGCATTCATCATTTTTAAAATGGTTTTCTAATAGAGTTGGTACTCAAGGATACATAAAGGTTAGTGCTACTAACCAAAATGATGTGCAGCTTGTAACAAATCTTAATGGAGAAGATCTGCATATTAAGTATCTTGATTCATCATATATCTTTAGTAGCCTTAAAAGAGCAGCATATTTAAGAGATATGAAAGCAGGACACACTGATTTTACTTTTGAATTAGATGATACAGGAAAACCTTATTACGTTATTACAAGATACGATAATGCAGTAGGCATTGAAGAAAGTAAAGCTATAGGTGTACTTGTTATGGATGCTCAAACTGGTGAGTCAAATACTTACGGCATAGAAGATGCACCAGAGTGGATAGATAGAATACAGCCAATGGAGTATACAAATAGATATCTTAATAAGTGGGGAAAGCTTGTTCATGGTATTTTAAACTTTACTGATAAAGATAAGCTTGAAACAACTGATGGAATGACAATGATATATAATAATAATAATAAATGTTATTATTATACTGGAATAACTTCAGTAGGTAGTGATGAATCATTAGTTGGTTTTACTCTTACAGATACAAGAACTGGAAAGACTATGATGTATAAAACATCAGGAGCAACTGAAAATGCAGGAATGAAATCTGCAGAAGGAAAAGTTCAGCAGTATGAATATACAGCAACATTCCCATATTTAATTAATATACAGAATGAACCTACTTATTTTATGACACTTAAAGATTCTAATGGTCTTGTAAAACAATATGCCATGGTTAATGTGAAAAATTATAATACTATTGGTGTAGGAGATAGTGTTCAGTCAGCACTTAATAAATACTTAGAATCTCTTACTGATACTAATATTTCTTTAAAAGGTGGAAATAATGACCAAGAAATTAGTGGAGAGGTTGAAAGAATTGGGCTCGTATTAAAAGATGGAAATAGTATTTATGATATAAAGCTTAAAGGTGATGATAACATTTATTCAGTATCTACAGAAATAGCACGAGAAGCAGCACTTACAAAGATAGGAGATACTGTAGATATAAAATATATTAAAGTTGGAGACAACAAATATATAATTGTTAATTCATTTTCAAATGTTTCTTCAAATAATGAAGAAGAGCAAAAATAA
- the aspS gene encoding aspartate--tRNA ligase, with amino-acid sequence MGEALNGLKRTMMCAEPSKNEIDKTVTLMGWVQKNRKLGGLEFIDLRDRTGIMQVVFGEKINKEAFEKAKTVKPEYCIAVTGKVVKRQDINEEMKTGYVELQCESIKILSESLTPPIYIKENLDAAENIRLKYRYLDLRRPDMQKIFMIRSKTTKAIREYLYNKEFLDVETPILTKSTPEGARDYLVPSRNFPGKFYALPQSPQLLKQLLMISGFDKYFQIAKCFRDEDLRANRQPEFTQVDMEMSFVEEDDVMEMAEGLIAYIFKEIANVDVKLPIKRMTFKEAMEKYGSDKPDVRFKMLITDISDDVKDMDFNVFKSAIENGGSVRALCLKGGAFLGRKPLDKLGEFVKTYKAKGLAWIQLKENGIKSSIAKFLTDEVTEKIVKTMDAETGDAILIVADKNPVVFQSLGALRIELSKQFDLVKDKNEYNFTWVTEFPLFEWSDEEGRYMACHHPFTAPMDEDLEFVESDQGKVRSKAYDLVLNGEELGGGSIRIHDTAIQERMLKALGFSKEAAWNNFGFLLQALKYGAPPHGGLAFGLDRMIMFLARTENIKDVIAFPKNQNAFCYLTEAPNVVDKKQLDELKLSSTKIEEDSDK; translated from the coding sequence ATGGGTGAAGCCTTAAATGGATTAAAACGTACTATGATGTGCGCAGAACCATCTAAAAACGAAATTGATAAAACAGTTACGTTAATGGGATGGGTTCAGAAAAATAGAAAACTTGGAGGTCTTGAATTTATTGATCTAAGAGACAGAACTGGAATTATGCAGGTCGTTTTTGGAGAAAAAATAAATAAAGAAGCTTTTGAAAAAGCTAAGACAGTTAAACCTGAATACTGTATTGCAGTTACAGGAAAGGTTGTAAAAAGACAAGATATAAATGAAGAGATGAAGACAGGATATGTAGAGCTTCAGTGCGAAAGTATAAAAATACTTTCAGAATCTTTAACTCCGCCTATTTATATAAAAGAAAATCTTGATGCAGCTGAAAATATAAGACTTAAGTATAGATACCTTGATCTTAGAAGACCTGATATGCAAAAGATTTTTATGATAAGAAGTAAGACAACTAAAGCTATTCGTGAATACTTATATAATAAGGAATTTTTAGATGTTGAAACACCAATTTTAACAAAGAGTACTCCTGAAGGTGCAAGAGATTATCTTGTTCCATCAAGAAATTTCCCTGGAAAGTTTTATGCACTTCCACAGTCACCACAGCTTTTAAAACAGCTTCTTATGATATCTGGATTTGATAAATATTTTCAGATAGCTAAGTGCTTTAGAGACGAGGATTTAAGAGCAAACAGACAGCCTGAATTTACACAAGTCGATATGGAAATGAGCTTCGTTGAAGAAGACGATGTAATGGAAATGGCTGAAGGTCTTATTGCATACATATTTAAAGAAATTGCTAACGTAGATGTTAAACTTCCTATAAAGAGAATGACATTTAAAGAAGCAATGGAAAAATACGGATCAGATAAGCCAGATGTAAGATTTAAAATGCTTATAACTGATATTTCAGATGATGTTAAAGACATGGACTTTAATGTATTTAAATCAGCAATTGAAAATGGTGGATCAGTAAGAGCATTATGTTTAAAAGGTGGAGCTTTTCTTGGAAGAAAGCCTCTTGATAAACTTGGAGAATTCGTTAAGACATATAAAGCTAAAGGTCTTGCATGGATTCAGCTTAAAGAAAATGGAATTAAATCTTCAATTGCAAAATTCTTAACTGATGAAGTTACAGAAAAGATTGTTAAGACAATGGATGCTGAAACAGGAGATGCAATTTTAATAGTTGCAGATAAGAATCCTGTAGTATTCCAGAGCCTTGGTGCTTTAAGAATTGAACTTTCAAAACAATTTGATCTTGTTAAAGATAAAAATGAATATAACTTTACATGGGTAACTGAATTCCCATTATTCGAATGGAGCGATGAAGAAGGCAGATACATGGCATGCCATCATCCATTTACAGCACCTATGGATGAAGATCTTGAATTTGTTGAATCAGATCAAGGAAAAGTACGTTCAAAAGCATACGATTTAGTATTAAATGGTGAAGAACTTGGTGGAGGATCTATAAGAATACATGATACAGCTATTCAGGAAAGAATGCTTAAAGCACTTGGATTTAGTAAAGAAGCTGCATGGAACAATTTTGGATTCTTGCTTCAAGCATTAAAATATGGAGCACCACCACACGGTGGTCTTGCATTTGGACTTGATAGAATGATTATGTTCTTAGCAAGAACAGAAAATATTAAGGATGTTATTGCATTCCCTAAGAATCAAAATGCTTTCTGTTATTTAACTGAAGCACCAAATGTTGTAGATAAGAAACAGCTTGATGAATTAAAGTTATCAAGTACTAAAATCGAAGAAGATTCTGATAAATAG
- a CDS encoding CarD family transcriptional regulator, with amino-acid sequence MFSIGDKVVYPMQGIGIIEKIENKTISDEEKEYLKIKILSNDMEIMIPTDRIETSNLRKISDNSELTNVINVLSDDDSSSEYNDLSFKERYQLNFNKIKTGTLENSAEVVHDLMLIKKNKNLNSSEKQLLKTARRFLVDEVSVMKNISTTETTELLGLN; translated from the coding sequence TTGTTTTCTATCGGTGACAAAGTAGTTTACCCTATGCAGGGGATAGGTATTATCGAAAAAATAGAAAATAAAACAATATCAGATGAGGAGAAAGAATACTTAAAAATCAAAATTCTATCTAACGACATGGAAATAATGATTCCAACAGATAGAATAGAGACTTCTAATCTAAGAAAAATTAGTGATAATTCAGAATTAACAAATGTTATAAATGTTTTAAGTGATGATGATAGTTCATCTGAATATAACGATTTATCATTTAAGGAAAGATACCAATTGAATTTTAATAAAATAAAAACTGGTACTCTTGAAAATAGTGCTGAAGTAGTGCATGATTTGATGCTAATAAAAAAGAATAAGAATTTAAATTCTTCTGAAAAACAACTTTTAAAAACGGCACGAAGATTTCTCGTTGATGAAGTTTCTGTTATGAAAAATATTTCAACCACTGAAACGACCGAGCTATTAGGCTTAAATTAA
- a CDS encoding ATP-binding protein — MFKYSDGKIVLYGIKNLASKIDNVTAMLNIKEKIFEVKLIMIEAITNAFYHGNMGNSKKPIIITWSLDKDSINISVKDCGSRKFGYEDIKKSDDNILSESGRGLEIIKSYSDEVKIGKGVISIKKILL, encoded by the coding sequence ATGTTTAAATATTCAGATGGTAAAATAGTTTTATATGGTATAAAAAATTTAGCAAGTAAGATTGATAATGTAACAGCTATGCTGAATATAAAAGAAAAAATATTTGAAGTAAAGCTCATAATGATAGAGGCAATTACGAATGCTTTTTATCATGGAAATATGGGTAATTCTAAAAAACCAATAATTATAACATGGTCTTTAGACAAAGATAGTATAAATATTTCTGTAAAAGACTGTGGAAGTAGAAAATTTGGTTATGAAGATATTAAAAAATCAGATGATAATATATTATCAGAATCGGGTAGAGGATTAGAGATTATAAAATCATATAGCGATGAAGTAAAAATAGGAAAAGGCGTTATCAGCATTAAGAAAATTTTACTTTAA
- a CDS encoding DUF819 family protein: MNTLIKADDTWTLLSIMLISVAVSIYLEQKYKWASKISGAIIVLIFALVFTNLNIIPTSCPLYDDVIWGFAVPMAIPLLLIQCNMKKIWKESGRMLIIFLIGSLGSCIGAVFSFFMLKDYIPELNKVAAMMTGSYIGGGINYTALADAFNTSKTIISATTVADNLVTACSIFALLTIPSMEFIKKHFKHPHIDLIESKSCKSEDENIVAKYWSKKEISLKDIAIDFAYAALVVTLSKFISSSLSSIIPKGNMVLDMFNTFFGSQYVWITTISIIISTGFEKRIKTLSGYNEIGTYLIYLFFFVIGVPASIKLIILNAPLLFVFTFTIAATNIIFCLVFGKILKFDIEDIVLASNANIGGPTTAAAMAISKGWTKLVGPVMLIGTLGYVLGTYLGIIIGSILGA; the protein is encoded by the coding sequence ATGAATACATTAATTAAGGCTGATGATACATGGACATTATTATCGATAATGTTAATTTCTGTTGCAGTTTCAATATATCTTGAACAGAAATATAAGTGGGCATCTAAAATATCAGGAGCAATTATAGTTTTAATATTTGCGCTTGTATTTACAAACTTAAATATAATTCCGACAAGCTGTCCTTTATATGATGATGTAATATGGGGATTTGCAGTTCCAATGGCTATTCCTCTTCTTTTAATTCAATGCAATATGAAGAAAATATGGAAAGAATCTGGAAGAATGCTTATAATATTTTTAATTGGCTCTTTAGGTTCATGTATAGGTGCTGTTTTTAGCTTCTTTATGCTTAAAGATTATATTCCTGAGCTTAATAAAGTAGCTGCTATGATGACAGGATCATATATAGGAGGAGGTATTAATTATACTGCCTTAGCTGATGCTTTTAATACATCAAAAACAATAATATCGGCAACTACAGTAGCAGATAATTTAGTTACAGCATGTTCAATATTTGCGCTTCTTACGATTCCATCTATGGAATTTATAAAAAAACATTTCAAACATCCACATATTGATTTAATTGAATCAAAATCATGTAAATCTGAGGATGAGAATATAGTAGCAAAATATTGGTCAAAAAAAGAAATTTCTTTAAAAGATATTGCTATAGATTTTGCATATGCAGCACTTGTTGTTACATTATCAAAATTTATATCATCTTCATTATCTAGTATAATACCTAAAGGTAATATGGTACTTGATATGTTTAATACTTTCTTTGGGAGTCAGTATGTATGGATTACTACAATTTCAATTATTATATCTACTGGATTTGAAAAAAGAATTAAAACTTTATCAGGTTATAATGAAATAGGAACTTACTTAATTTATTTATTTTTCTTTGTAATAGGTGTACCTGCATCGATTAAATTGATAATTTTGAATGCTCCATTATTATTCGTATTTACATTTACTATAGCAGCAACAAATATTATTTTTTGTCTTGTCTTTGGTAAAATATTAAAATTTGATATTGAAGATATTGTTCTTGCATCAAATGCAAATATAGGAGGACCTACAACTGCAGCTGCGATGGCAATATCAAAGGGATGGACTAAACTTGTTGGACCAGTTATGCTTATTGGAACTTTAGGATATGTTCTTGGAACGTATCTTGGAATAATAATAGGAAGCATTTTAGGAGCTTAA
- a CDS encoding HAD family phosphatase, which produces MMKIKGVIFDMDGVLVDTEIPSFNAFKTVMKDYGYSMDMKFYLTLIGRNVKACKKLFMDFYGDDIPFDEIYKKKRKISIDTVDNTPNIAKKGLDDIMRYLKDNGYKIAVATSTSRGRASELLDRIGVLNISDYLICGDQVVNSKPNPEIFLKAAAGLKLDVDNCLVIEDSDAGVIAASRASIKSIQVPDLKKLEKTNENLPIAVLNDLSEVKEYLIKNN; this is translated from the coding sequence ATGATGAAAATTAAGGGTGTAATATTCGACATGGATGGAGTTTTAGTTGATACAGAAATACCATCATTTAATGCTTTTAAAACTGTAATGAAAGATTATGGATATTCAATGGATATGAAATTTTATCTAACCTTAATAGGAAGAAATGTAAAAGCATGTAAAAAACTTTTTATGGATTTTTATGGAGATGATATTCCATTTGATGAAATTTATAAAAAAAAGAGAAAAATATCTATAGATACAGTTGATAATACTCCTAATATAGCTAAAAAAGGTCTAGATGATATAATGAGATATCTTAAAGATAATGGGTATAAAATAGCTGTTGCAACATCAACATCAAGGGGAAGAGCATCTGAACTTTTAGATAGAATAGGAGTTTTAAATATATCAGATTATTTAATATGTGGAGATCAGGTAGTAAATTCAAAACCAAATCCTGAAATATTTTTAAAAGCTGCAGCAGGATTAAAATTAGATGTAGATAACTGTCTTGTTATAGAAGATTCTGATGCAGGAGTTATAGCAGCAAGTAGAGCATCAATAAAATCAATCCAGGTTCCTGATTTAAAGAAATTAGAAAAAACAAATGAAAACCTTCCAATAGCAGTGCTTAATGATCTTAGCGAGGTTAAAGAGTATCTTATAAAAAATAATTAA
- a CDS encoding methyl-accepting chemotaxis protein yields MKISLKTKIMIRFIILIIAPMFILGVISYNMAAKALESSMKKQVDIESSENAKLINRQINLAKSVAKNVSLNKEISLLEKSSDESYKDSVFEYIGDVKNQNSAIIEDIIITDSNGKVILNSSSKNPDIDLSDRDYIKETLSDKKESISGVLVSRSTNNSSICISYPLSNNGSVIGTIVADIKFSSLADYISDVKIGEKGYICILDDKGNIVYHPDQDLGSDKKISDLGDSNLESMYDLAENQNEAQGLYMYEKNKKYCSFHVADNLCICVTADYNECMKAATEIRNNTIGISLVAIIIALIWAYFYSVKGIINPLKKLKKAMVLAGQGDLTVKTETKNEDEIGELEREFNDMLCNIEDIVRNVEGASKQLTKASEDLSSSSQEISATTEEIDAAITNVANDSETQNKSVVNVSEILVQLSSLVQLAKNRAESANKNVLESKDVASLGREKVQETVSAIDGIKNESKETSKALFAVSDLSKEANGIVTTINDIADQTSLLALNASIEAARAGEHGKGFSVVAEEIRKLSEESNDKAKAISDLINRMTNETKNAVSCMERANKKVENGVNIVSETDKAFLNILKAIENIIEHISGILDITNDEVASSDKIVKTINEVATISENNSANCENVATAINQEVEAVENLTSTAEETSAMSEELLKLVEKFKYEVK; encoded by the coding sequence ATGAAAATTTCACTGAAAACAAAAATAATGATTAGATTTATTATACTAATAATTGCACCTATGTTTATTCTTGGAGTTATTTCTTATAATATGGCCGCAAAAGCCCTTGAATCTTCAATGAAAAAGCAAGTGGATATAGAATCTTCTGAAAATGCAAAATTAATAAACAGACAAATTAATTTGGCAAAAAGTGTAGCTAAAAATGTGAGCTTAAATAAAGAGATTTCTCTTTTAGAGAAGAGCTCTGATGAATCATATAAAGATTCAGTTTTTGAATACATAGGTGATGTTAAAAATCAGAATAGTGCAATTATTGAAGATATTATTATTACAGATAGTAATGGAAAAGTAATACTTAATAGTAGTAGTAAAAATCCAGATATAGATTTAAGTGATAGAGATTATATAAAAGAAACTTTATCTGATAAGAAAGAATCTATAAGTGGAGTATTAGTTTCAAGATCAACAAATAATTCTTCAATATGTATTTCTTACCCATTAAGCAATAATGGAAGTGTTATAGGAACTATTGTAGCTGATATAAAATTCTCAAGTTTAGCAGACTATATTTCAGATGTTAAAATTGGAGAAAAGGGATACATATGCATATTAGATGATAAAGGAAATATTGTTTATCATCCAGATCAGGATTTAGGTTCAGATAAAAAGATAAGTGATTTAGGAGATTCTAACCTTGAATCTATGTATGATTTAGCAGAAAATCAAAATGAAGCTCAAGGTTTATATATGTATGAGAAGAATAAAAAATATTGTTCATTCCATGTAGCAGATAATTTGTGTATTTGCGTAACTGCTGATTATAATGAATGCATGAAAGCAGCAACAGAAATAAGAAATAATACTATAGGGATTTCATTAGTTGCAATTATTATAGCTTTAATATGGGCATATTTTTATTCTGTAAAAGGAATAATAAATCCACTTAAAAAACTTAAAAAAGCTATGGTATTAGCAGGACAGGGAGATCTTACAGTAAAGACAGAGACTAAAAATGAAGATGAAATTGGTGAACTTGAAAGAGAATTTAACGATATGCTTTGCAATATAGAAGATATTGTAAGAAATGTTGAAGGTGCATCAAAACAGCTTACTAAGGCTTCAGAAGATTTATCGTCATCATCACAGGAAATAAGTGCAACAACAGAAGAGATAGATGCTGCGATTACAAATGTTGCTAATGATTCAGAAACTCAAAACAAGTCAGTTGTTAATGTATCTGAAATTCTTGTGCAGTTATCAAGTCTTGTACAACTTGCTAAAAATAGAGCAGAATCAGCAAATAAAAATGTACTTGAATCTAAAGACGTAGCTTCTCTTGGAAGAGAAAAAGTTCAAGAGACAGTTAGCGCAATAGATGGAATAAAAAATGAAAGCAAAGAAACATCTAAAGCTCTTTTTGCAGTTTCTGATTTATCAAAAGAAGCAAATGGAATAGTTACAACAATAAATGATATTGCAGATCAGACAAGCCTTCTCGCACTTAATGCATCTATTGAGGCTGCAAGAGCAGGAGAACATGGAAAAGGATTCAGTGTTGTAGCAGAAGAAATAAGAAAATTATCAGAAGAATCTAATGATAAAGCAAAGGCAATTTCAGATTTAATAAATAGAATGACAAATGAAACTAAAAATGCTGTATCATGTATGGAAAGAGCTAATAAAAAAGTAGAAAATGGTGTGAATATTGTTTCAGAAACTGATAAAGCATTCTTAAATATATTAAAAGCAATAGAAAATATTATAGAACATATATCTGGAATACTTGATATCACAAATGATGAGGTTGCATCTTCAGATAAGATTGTAAAGACAATAAATGAAGTAGCAACAATAAGTGAAAACAATAGCGCAAACTGTGAAAATGTTGCTACAGCAATAAATCAAGAGGTTGAAGCTGTTGAGAATCTTACATCTACAGCAGAAGAAACAAGTGCTATGTCTGAAGAACTTTTAAAACTTGTTGAGAAATTTAAATATGAGGTGAAATAA
- a CDS encoding homoserine dehydrogenase, translated as MKKIKIALLGLGTVGRGVWMILNSNKEEIRKRAGYEVEVSKILVRNKNKKRGVDVPDNLITTDYNDILNDDSIKIVIEVMGGMNPAKEYILKAMKNKKHVVTANKMLLATDGDELFKMSNNMGVMLKYEASVAGGIPIIKGIDESLTANKIEKLYGIVNGTTNYILSKMELEGSSFENALKEAQDKGYAEADPTSDVEGYDAQYKLAILASLAFGTKIDLEKVYREGITKIESVDMQYAKEFKMGIKLLAIAKETDGKIELRVHPTMVPKKHPLSNIYDSFNAVFINGNAVGDVMFYGRGAGDLPTGSAVVSDIVSIIRSGIQNEVSEVNNNLWDREILPMKDVKSKFYLRVSVKDEPGVLSDITSVLGKNNVSIRSVIQKGEENEDGNVTIVIVTHMTTEGEFKKAMKQIGDLKNVVEIENMIRIEDFK; from the coding sequence ATGAAGAAGATTAAAATTGCACTTTTAGGTCTAGGTACTGTAGGCCGAGGTGTTTGGATGATATTAAATTCAAATAAAGAAGAAATAAGAAAAAGAGCAGGATATGAAGTAGAAGTATCTAAAATACTTGTAAGGAATAAAAATAAAAAAAGAGGGGTAGATGTTCCTGACAATTTAATTACGACTGATTATAATGATATATTAAATGATGATTCTATAAAGATAGTTATTGAAGTTATGGGTGGGATGAATCCTGCTAAAGAATATATATTAAAAGCCATGAAAAATAAGAAACATGTTGTAACAGCAAATAAGATGCTTCTTGCAACTGATGGTGATGAACTATTTAAGATGTCTAACAATATGGGAGTTATGCTAAAGTATGAGGCTAGTGTAGCAGGTGGAATTCCTATAATTAAAGGTATAGATGAAAGTCTTACTGCAAATAAAATAGAAAAGCTTTATGGTATAGTAAATGGAACAACAAACTATATTTTAAGTAAAATGGAACTTGAAGGTTCTTCATTTGAAAATGCATTAAAAGAAGCTCAAGATAAAGGCTATGCAGAAGCAGATCCTACATCAGATGTTGAAGGATATGATGCACAGTATAAGCTTGCTATTTTAGCATCTCTTGCATTTGGAACAAAGATTGATCTTGAAAAAGTATATAGAGAAGGTATTACAAAGATTGAATCTGTTGATATGCAGTATGCAAAAGAATTTAAGATGGGTATTAAGCTTCTTGCTATTGCTAAAGAAACAGATGGTAAAATAGAGCTTAGAGTTCATCCTACAATGGTACCGAAAAAGCATCCTTTATCAAACATTTATGATTCATTCAACGCTGTTTTTATTAATGGTAATGCAGTTGGAGATGTTATGTTTTATGGAAGAGGAGCAGGGGATCTTCCAACAGGAAGTGCTGTTGTTTCTGATATAGTCTCTATAATAAGAAGTGGTATTCAAAATGAAGTTTCAGAAGTTAATAATAATCTTTGGGATAGAGAAATTCTTCCTATGAAGGATGTAAAGAGTAAGTTTTATCTTAGAGTTTCTGTAAAAGATGAACCAGGAGTATTGTCTGATATTACTTCAGTGCTTGGAAAGAATAATGTAAGTATAAGATCAGTCATTCAAAAAGGTGAAGAAAATGAAGACGGAAACGTTACTATAGTAATAGTTACACATATGACAACAGAAGGCGAATTTAAAAAAGCTATGAAACAAATTGGAGATCTTAAAAATGTAGTTGAGATTGAGAATATGATAAGAATAGAAGATTTTAAATAA
- a CDS encoding AI-2E family transporter, with protein sequence MKIEWNKKYTTISIYAFLVSCAVIIFFKCISEFEKLLDKISAALSILEPFIIGFAIAYILNFVLKFFENNIFSIGFIKKLNLNSKIKRCFSLFLTYIVTALLIFTFTKFMLPQLVSSIIGLVNDIPLYINESVKFTDKLLMNLNIQNEYLRILNGNFNEFINYIIKLGTNFIPIIGSVLGMIASSIWNIILGTIISMYLLIDKERFCALSKKIVCALFSKRISDKLLYIVNMTNDTFGNFIVGKILDSFIIGVLTFIVLTVTKMPYNLLIAVIIGITNIIPFFGPIIGAVPAIIIILFVSPIKALWFILIILIIQQLDGNVIGPKILGNSIGISAFWILFAILVTGKFLGIIGMIIGVPLFAVIYVLIKNEIEDRLRKKGLKIRTEDYIKNRNEAHSDDEN encoded by the coding sequence ATGAAAATTGAATGGAATAAGAAATATACTACAATTTCCATATATGCTTTTCTAGTATCATGTGCAGTAATTATTTTCTTTAAATGTATATCAGAATTTGAAAAATTACTGGATAAAATAAGCGCTGCACTAAGTATACTAGAGCCATTTATTATAGGATTTGCAATTGCATATATTTTGAATTTTGTATTAAAATTTTTTGAAAATAATATATTTAGTATAGGTTTTATAAAAAAACTAAATTTAAATAGTAAAATTAAAAGGTGTTTTTCATTATTTTTAACATATATAGTAACAGCACTTTTGATTTTTACATTTACAAAATTTATGCTTCCTCAGCTTGTTTCTAGTATAATTGGACTAGTTAATGATATTCCGTTGTACATAAATGAATCAGTTAAGTTTACAGACAAGCTTTTGATGAATTTAAACATTCAGAATGAATATCTTAGAATATTGAATGGAAATTTTAATGAATTTATAAATTACATAATAAAACTAGGAACAAATTTCATACCTATAATTGGAAGCGTTTTAGGAATGATTGCATCAAGCATATGGAATATTATTTTAGGGACAATAATATCAATGTATCTTTTAATTGATAAAGAGCGATTCTGTGCTCTTTCAAAAAAAATAGTCTGTGCATTATTTAGCAAGAGAATATCTGATAAATTGCTTTATATTGTAAATATGACTAATGATACATTTGGAAATTTTATTGTTGGAAAAATATTAGATTCATTTATAATAGGAGTGCTTACATTTATTGTTCTTACTGTAACTAAGATGCCGTATAATCTTTTAATAGCAGTAATAATAGGAATAACTAATATTATTCCATTTTTTGGACCAATAATAGGAGCTGTTCCTGCAATTATAATAATTTTATTTGTATCACCAATAAAGGCTTTATGGTTTATTTTGATAATACTTATAATTCAGCAACTTGATGGTAATGTAATAGGACCTAAGATATTAGGAAATTCAATAGGTATTTCTGCATTTTGGATATTATTTGCAATACTTGTTACAGGTAAGTTCCTTGGAATTATAGGAATGATAATAGGGGTTCCTTTATTTGCTGTAATATATGTATTAATTAAAAATGAGATAGAGGATCGTTTAAGAAAAAAAGGATTAAAAATAAGAACAGAAGATTATATAAAAAATAGAAATGAGGCGCATAGTGATGATGAAAATTAA